A single window of Rubripirellula lacrimiformis DNA harbors:
- a CDS encoding amidophosphoribosyltransferase, whose amino-acid sequence MSEIHHECGVAAIYHLSGRGRSPMCTEDGPRQITRLLPRMLLDIQNRGQLAAGMTTYDPDLPRLLKTRKDVGTVTEVFRLNHRAKAESLMKSLAGRAAIGHVRYATCGQDDRSYAQPFERKHIHKRKWFSFCFNGQLTNYGLLKERLLADGDHHLTLDTDTEIILHEFARQMSQTQKRIDWIDVLRQTTAGFDGAYSLAVLTAEGEMIVARDPLGIKPMCYVQEGPLFAAASESVALLNLGFSDEQIKSLPPGHAIIIHPETGFRMEQFAETQDPKHCFFEWIYFANVASTLDDRSVYLSRTRLGEELARAERELNTVSLDPEDTIIVPVPDTSKAAADSMAFQLSIPCREGLIRNRYAGRTFIEGGTARKAKAATKYTPLREVLEGKRVILVEDSIVRSTTMNALLDRIRDVGGAKEIHVRVACPPIIAPCFYGIDMSTIDQLIAPKYFKNGLLTDESQQRLADDLGADSLRYLPVEAIARAIGKPSNHLCQACVTGQYPTDCGQHLYQIALDNRGTKLDSKRTYEQLAAALSTG is encoded by the coding sequence ATGAGCGAAATCCATCACGAATGTGGTGTTGCGGCCATCTACCACCTGTCTGGCCGCGGACGAAGCCCAATGTGCACCGAGGATGGCCCGCGTCAAATCACGCGGTTGCTGCCACGGATGCTGTTGGACATTCAAAATCGCGGCCAATTAGCCGCTGGGATGACAACCTACGACCCTGACCTGCCAAGGTTGTTGAAGACTCGCAAGGACGTCGGCACCGTCACCGAAGTCTTCCGACTCAATCACCGCGCCAAAGCCGAATCGCTGATGAAGTCGTTGGCCGGCCGGGCTGCGATCGGGCACGTTCGCTATGCCACCTGTGGCCAAGATGACCGCAGCTATGCCCAGCCATTCGAACGAAAACACATCCACAAACGAAAATGGTTCAGTTTTTGTTTCAACGGTCAACTGACCAATTACGGGCTGCTGAAGGAACGTTTGCTGGCCGACGGTGACCATCACCTGACACTGGACACCGATACCGAAATCATCCTGCACGAATTCGCGCGGCAGATGAGCCAGACGCAGAAACGAATCGATTGGATCGACGTTCTGCGGCAAACCACCGCTGGATTCGACGGCGCCTACAGCCTGGCTGTGTTGACGGCCGAAGGCGAAATGATCGTCGCCCGCGACCCGCTGGGCATCAAACCGATGTGTTATGTCCAAGAGGGCCCCCTGTTTGCCGCCGCCAGCGAAAGTGTGGCACTGCTGAACCTCGGATTCAGCGACGAACAGATCAAATCGCTGCCCCCCGGACACGCCATCATCATCCATCCCGAAACGGGATTCCGGATGGAACAGTTTGCCGAAACCCAGGATCCAAAGCACTGCTTTTTTGAATGGATCTACTTTGCCAACGTGGCCAGCACCCTGGATGACCGCAGCGTCTACCTGAGCCGGACACGGTTGGGCGAAGAATTAGCCCGAGCCGAACGTGAACTCAACACCGTCTCGCTGGACCCCGAAGACACGATCATCGTGCCGGTCCCGGATACCAGCAAAGCGGCTGCCGATTCGATGGCATTCCAATTGTCGATCCCCTGCCGCGAAGGGCTGATCCGAAACCGCTATGCGGGCCGGACGTTCATCGAAGGCGGCACCGCACGGAAAGCCAAAGCGGCGACCAAGTACACGCCGCTCCGCGAAGTCCTCGAAGGCAAACGCGTCATCCTGGTCGAAGATTCGATCGTTCGAAGCACGACCATGAACGCCTTGCTGGACCGGATTCGGGACGTAGGTGGTGCGAAAGAAATTCACGTTCGGGTTGCCTGCCCGCCGATCATCGCGCCGTGTTTCTATGGCATCGACATGAGCACGATCGATCAACTGATCGCGCCCAAGTACTTCAAGAACGGATTGCTGACCGACGAATCTCAGCAGCGTTTGGCGGACGACCTGGGTGCGGACTCGCTCCGTTACCTGCCCGTCGAAGCCATCGCTCGGGCGATTGGCAAACCGTCCAATCACCTTTGCCAGGCCTGTGTGACGGGACAATACCCGACGGACTGTGGCCAACACCTGTACCAAATTGCCCTGGATAACCGAGGCACTAAACTGGACAGCAAGCGAACCTACGAACAACTGGCCGCCGCCCTTTCGACCGGCTAG
- a CDS encoding mechanosensitive ion channel domain-containing protein — translation MAWCLAWIVAVGLTLTMPATARAQVVRSDADAAVVPSAGEITPAKIKDLQSQIDSATDIEDDVRTRLTGLLSQASDELSRAAKLEAAAQQDQALVESVQTRLQTTLNEIKAITDSQPASPSESATMPELESSLAKKMADAQQTKNRLSALQADITRRSDRRKQISLLQASHAERLAETEAQLNITPPSGESNWSASARTILQQAKMQALAAEPLAYQWELAKYDAEQAVDLPTQKVREAQAEVARNEAELEKLNQRIDQLRKSQAQSRVTDLRVAAGQIDDPVLQQQAIRNVELAEENQDVVKDIGIASARTDAVKQRLTTLATQEERTRQRVARVGLSGAIGLELRKQLSSLPNTRDIERQGSQRQEIMRKVELSRLQYEDDLTDLSKEKPNPNATEIETGIQADHEATLQSLGKNYDKYFQQLSDLDFSENQLIAATDSYRSFLNEHVLWIRSNGFFGWTDLREAAEQFRDLLLPSLWADVGRSLWIDVFSQPWLYGLGLLALLLLMPARYRGRNQLLAFGKSAERPTCTEFSITIRAALMTVTMAVAWPAVLMFLGWRLAASPLNTTFPVAVGRALIATGGVLTLLNVVRHSCREMGLAVAHFGWPKRAVELLKRRTRQLRFLFLPFVFLVVLLRELSAINANNALERLALSASLVILSWALLKILHPRRGILAEYLSRMPTAWITRTSNLWSWTIIGFPMLMAILILFGFYYTASELVWRFWHTMWLAVSLVALRAFVIRALQINHRKIRIQTIKDRRAQQIAAQTPGATPVVEQAVTGEALTLENEHDALRANSEQVLRILHSGLLMTGLLLMWFLWSGLFPAFGILDQVEFWNTERDIVVEIPADDGSMTRTTELRVVPVTLINLIAAALIGLVTFTLVRNVPGLIEIVILQKLPLEASFKFAIVTMCRYAILVVGLLLAFSAVGASWSKLQWLVAALTVGLGFGLQEIFGNFVSGIIILWERPIRIGDVVTLDAVSGTVSRIQMRATTISDWDRKEYIVPNKDFVTGRLLNWTRSDQVSRIVVHIGVAYGSNVRQAIDLLLAAANHHPRVMDDPAPSSTFDGFGDSTLNLSLRCFVPNLEGRLDVISEINLAIDDTFKQAGIEIAFPQTDLHIRSVPAEWTVSSGPQPSAPATVTTRERTDASNYPVGEEIRAGSKSLSNE, via the coding sequence ATGGCCTGGTGCCTTGCCTGGATTGTAGCTGTCGGTTTGACCCTGACGATGCCGGCGACCGCACGGGCCCAGGTCGTACGATCCGATGCCGATGCCGCGGTTGTCCCTAGCGCAGGTGAGATTACCCCCGCCAAGATCAAGGATCTTCAGTCGCAGATCGATAGTGCGACAGACATCGAAGACGACGTCCGCACCCGGCTCACTGGACTTCTGAGCCAAGCATCGGACGAACTGAGCCGGGCCGCCAAACTAGAAGCCGCCGCCCAACAAGACCAGGCACTTGTCGAAAGCGTTCAAACACGCCTTCAAACGACGCTGAACGAGATCAAGGCGATCACCGATTCGCAGCCCGCATCGCCGTCCGAATCCGCCACGATGCCAGAACTGGAAAGCAGTCTGGCCAAAAAGATGGCTGACGCCCAACAGACCAAAAATCGGCTATCCGCGTTGCAAGCCGACATCACGCGGCGAAGCGATCGCCGCAAACAGATTTCATTGCTGCAGGCATCCCACGCCGAGCGTCTTGCCGAAACCGAAGCCCAACTCAACATCACTCCACCCAGCGGCGAATCGAACTGGTCAGCCAGTGCTCGGACGATTCTGCAACAAGCCAAAATGCAAGCGCTTGCTGCCGAACCGTTGGCCTATCAATGGGAACTGGCCAAGTACGACGCCGAACAAGCGGTGGACCTGCCCACCCAGAAGGTACGGGAGGCACAGGCCGAGGTCGCACGCAATGAAGCCGAGCTTGAAAAACTAAACCAACGAATCGATCAGCTGCGAAAAAGCCAAGCCCAATCACGCGTCACTGACCTGCGTGTCGCCGCCGGACAGATCGACGATCCAGTGCTCCAGCAACAAGCGATTCGCAACGTCGAACTCGCCGAAGAAAACCAAGATGTCGTGAAAGACATCGGCATCGCTTCAGCGAGAACCGACGCCGTCAAACAACGCCTCACAACGCTTGCCACCCAAGAAGAACGAACCCGCCAAAGAGTCGCCCGAGTCGGTCTTAGCGGAGCCATCGGTCTGGAACTGCGAAAACAACTCTCGTCGCTGCCCAACACACGCGACATCGAGCGGCAGGGATCGCAGCGTCAAGAAATCATGCGAAAAGTCGAACTGAGCCGTTTGCAGTACGAGGATGATCTGACTGATCTATCCAAGGAAAAACCCAATCCCAATGCAACCGAAATCGAAACGGGAATCCAAGCCGATCACGAAGCGACGCTTCAATCCTTGGGCAAAAACTATGACAAGTATTTCCAACAGTTGTCGGATCTGGACTTCAGCGAAAATCAACTGATCGCAGCAACCGATAGCTACCGCAGCTTCCTGAACGAACACGTCCTGTGGATCCGCAGCAACGGATTTTTTGGATGGACGGATCTGCGTGAAGCCGCCGAACAGTTTCGCGATCTGTTGCTTCCGTCGCTCTGGGCCGATGTTGGTCGATCGCTGTGGATTGACGTGTTCAGCCAACCCTGGCTGTACGGGCTGGGATTGCTGGCGTTGCTATTGTTGATGCCGGCCCGTTATCGAGGACGCAATCAACTATTGGCGTTTGGAAAGTCAGCCGAGCGACCAACCTGTACGGAATTTTCAATCACGATCCGCGCCGCACTGATGACCGTCACGATGGCGGTGGCATGGCCTGCTGTGCTGATGTTCCTGGGATGGCGATTGGCTGCGTCCCCACTGAACACAACGTTCCCGGTGGCCGTGGGACGCGCTTTGATCGCCACCGGTGGTGTGCTGACGCTATTGAACGTGGTCCGCCATAGCTGCCGCGAAATGGGACTCGCCGTCGCCCACTTTGGTTGGCCCAAACGAGCGGTCGAACTGCTCAAACGAAGAACCCGCCAACTGCGATTCTTGTTTTTGCCTTTCGTGTTTTTGGTGGTGCTGCTGCGTGAACTTTCGGCGATCAATGCCAACAATGCGCTCGAACGATTGGCGTTGTCAGCATCGCTGGTCATCCTTAGTTGGGCGTTGCTAAAGATCCTGCATCCCCGACGAGGAATCTTGGCCGAATACCTAAGCCGGATGCCAACTGCCTGGATCACTCGCACCAGCAATCTATGGTCGTGGACGATCATCGGATTCCCGATGTTGATGGCCATTTTGATCCTGTTCGGTTTCTATTACACCGCGTCGGAATTGGTGTGGCGGTTCTGGCACACGATGTGGCTAGCGGTCAGCTTGGTCGCGCTGCGTGCGTTTGTGATTCGCGCCTTGCAAATCAACCATCGCAAGATCCGCATTCAGACGATCAAGGATCGCCGTGCACAACAGATTGCCGCCCAAACACCGGGCGCCACGCCCGTCGTGGAACAGGCCGTGACGGGCGAAGCATTGACGCTAGAAAATGAACACGATGCGTTGCGAGCCAACAGCGAACAGGTGCTACGGATCCTGCACTCGGGACTGCTGATGACGGGGCTGCTGCTGATGTGGTTCCTATGGTCGGGATTGTTCCCAGCCTTTGGCATTCTGGACCAAGTCGAGTTTTGGAACACCGAACGAGACATTGTCGTCGAAATTCCGGCCGATGATGGCAGCATGACTCGCACGACCGAACTCCGCGTCGTCCCCGTCACGCTGATCAATTTGATCGCCGCGGCACTGATCGGACTGGTCACATTCACATTGGTCCGAAACGTCCCCGGCCTTATCGAAATCGTGATCCTGCAAAAACTGCCCCTCGAAGCGTCGTTCAAATTTGCGATCGTGACGATGTGTCGATACGCCATTCTGGTCGTCGGGCTGCTGTTGGCGTTTTCTGCGGTCGGAGCCAGTTGGTCCAAATTGCAATGGTTGGTGGCGGCGTTGACCGTCGGCTTGGGATTCGGCCTGCAGGAGATCTTTGGCAACTTTGTCTCCGGCATCATCATCCTGTGGGAACGCCCCATCCGCATCGGCGATGTCGTGACACTCGACGCGGTCAGCGGAACGGTCTCTCGAATCCAGATGCGTGCGACCACCATCTCGGACTGGGACCGCAAGGAATACATTGTTCCCAACAAGGATTTTGTCACCGGACGACTGCTGAACTGGACACGATCCGATCAGGTCAGCCGGATCGTGGTGCACATCGGCGTCGCCTATGGATCCAATGTCCGCCAAGCGATTGACCTGTTACTTGCAGCAGCCAATCACCACCCCCGCGTGATGGACGACCCAGCCCCAAGTTCGACCTTTGACGGATTCGGCGACAGCACGCTGAACCTCAGCTTGCGATGCTTCGTCCCCAACCTGGAAGGTCGCTTGGACGTGATCAGCGAAATCAATCTTGCGATCGATGATACGTTCAAACAAGCCGGAATCGAAATCGCCTTCCCGCAAACCGATCTGCACATCCGCAGCGTTCCAGCCGAATGGACGGTCAGCTCGGGTCCACAACCCTCGGCCCCGGCAACCGTCACCACCCGCGAACGGACCGACGCGTCCAATTATCCCGTTGGCGAAGAAATTCGTGCAGGTTCCAAGTCGCTTTCAAACGAATGA